The DNA window CTAGAGATAGTGTAACTTCTGATTGCTGCGATGACAGACTTTCTAGAACTATACTCCATTCCTATACTAAACTCTCCATCCTCAGGATCAGCAACACGTATAAAAAGCAAAAATCATCATTCATTGATCCATCCGAAATATAAATTTACAAAAACATATTATTCACTCATCAAGTACCTATATTTGCATATTTTGAAAATTCCGGTGTATTCATCGCGTCAAGATCCAAATTATGCATAAAAGGTGGGACGTTCATCGGTTGACTGACTGCAGGGTGAACCACCACATTCTCCACTTCTGCTTCGACTCCCACATCACCATCATCGTCTTCATCGTCAGCTTTATAAGTGGCTTGGAAGTCCTCTTCGCTGTCATTGTTCATTCCTTCGTACACTTCATCTCTATCATCCTCTATATCTAAATCATTTTGAATCTCATCTGCCTCTACGTcttcaaactcaacatacaactcAATCTGTGGCTGTCGCATTTGAGTTTGCTGGTGATCGGCATGATATCAAACTGTATTAAGCCACCAAAAATTATAACCGAATTCCGGTACAATATACTACTCACTCTCTTCAATATACTGTTCTCCATGCTTTGACAGAGACCGTTTTGAAGCTCCATAAACGACATGCTGTATGGAACCACAAACGAAAACGGATTCTGACACACAAACCTCACTCCCTCATGAGTATTTCGGATAATCTCACCATTGTGATACACTATCACGTTTACGGTATTCTCCATTACACTAGTAACACACTCAAAGAACACTCTTCCTCGCAATGATAATGGTACCGGACTTTGCCTTATATAGATGAAGTACTCAGCACGCCCACCCCCGTGTTGCGATCACCAACCAACCAGCCTTCGACACGTGTAACACGCCCTCCCATGCTGACTCAGCACGCCCCCATATGTTGTAGTCTCGTGCAATCAGACTTCGCCACGTGGCATTCACGTCCACCCATGTAATGACTCAGCACGTCCCCCCATGTGTTGCAGTTTCGTGCAACCAAACTTCGCCAAGTGGCATTCACGCCCACCCATGTGCTGACTCAGCACGCCCCATGTGTTGCAGTAATACGTATCCCCACGTGTTGAAAGTATCTTCTAATACCACTAATCTGCAAATACACACACTGCACCCATTTTAAACTCAAACACCAATTTTAATCCCATAATCAAATTATTTTGCCAAAATGATAAGAtgatagtttttttttcttttggtgatAGACTTAAATTGAAGGATTTTGTCATTGACTTGCTCCTCTATTTTTGAGCTTGTCAATTTAATGATGTACTTGACATGCATGTGTGCCATGCATGCtacataaacaaaaattttattttttcattcatgTTAGCTATGGCGTTAATTTTTCCTATGTTAATATATGGTGTTGGATTGTGCTCATATATTGTCACATATTACCTAATTAATGATGGTATGCAAATGTATCTAATTCTTTGCTGGTAAGGTTTATTTAGGTTAGTTGATCATTCGATTTGGTAGCTTTGCTTAATATGACTCTGGCATTAGTTGGATCCATATGTGAATTGTTACGAATTTATTTCCATGTGCTTGAATTTTTcatgctttttgtttttatatttttatttaaaatgaactTCAAAAATCACATAATCTCAATTTGGGCATCACTTTATATAATTGAATATATTTCTGTTTTCTCAAAGTAACATGATGTGTAGACAGAGTCACCACCTTTTAAATACTTGATTCATGAATTATCCTCTTGCCTTTTTCTGTAAGTACTACGAACCGTAAAAAATCACATTGTCATTAGTTGGGAAACATATGACATAAAATTACTACAAGAAAATACCTCTTTTGTCACGCTTTTTGAGCTACCGTCACGTTTTTGAAAGGGTCACATTTACAAGCGTAGTGGTTGctctattgccacgcttttgGTGACCTATCACCACGTTTTTTTGCCACgtttttttcagattatcacGCTTAAAAACATGGCTTGAAATatagccacgcttttgaagcgtggcgATAGAAAGAGATACggccatgcttttaaagcgtgTTGATAACGAGATATGGCCACACTTTTTTAGCATGGCGATAGTGATAGATacggccacgctttaaaagcatggCAATAGCTTtgtcaaattataaaaaaaaaattctttttctgACTTTACCTTCATCGCTGCACTATAAATTTTCAgtccttttttttattaccaaacctATAAATATAGTATACAATTTTTATTACAAGACAAATCAAATAGTAATTAGTGACTTATATAATTTTTCCtataattgttttatatattaaaaacctAATactcaaaatacaaaataaatcttgaGTTCAAAACTCTATTATAGAGAGGTGCCCCAAGTGCAAGCTGATCAAATGTCAAGCATTCACCACCAGCCTTCTCTATTCTAGCATAGTCTCTGTAATCTGGACCTggctctcttcttcttcagatcAAGAATCTACCATGCAgagttttgaaaatattttgcaATTAAAGAATATCTTCCAATTTAAGTCTTGCAAATGGATAAATAAATTGGTAAAAAAGTGAAATTAGGTTGTCCACCTGTGCTTCAAGTTCTTTCAGTTTTTGGGCATGGATATCCTCTAGTTTTTGTGTTTGTCCATCAGAATTAGCAGCTAGATTTTCAACTTCAGCCAGAATCCTGCAAAACCATTCAATTATACAGCATAAATATAAGCTCAATCTCATTAATTACAGGTAAATTTTCCAACACAAGCTCCTGAGCTAATGAGCATTCACTTAAACAAGGAGAGAACAGAGATATAGTTTTTTGTTCATCTCGTAATGCATGCATATATACATTCATTTTCTACTTGAAACCAATTCTGGAACAGGAAAGATGATCATTCCCATTCAATAAAGTGAATTTACTTGCCAAGCATACTAGAGAGCAATTTGGccagtttttaatttaattcttaaaattacCATGGTGTTTATTTCAAAAGCACTTTATTCAATCACATCATGACTCAAACAACATGCTAACCCAGAATCTCAAAGCAACATCTTATAGGAAATACAAACAGAAGAAAAAGTTAACCTGGAGGGATACAAAAGAAGAAAGCTCAACAGGCAACTCCTGGATGGAGTTTTTGGAAATATCATGTTTAATGACTTCCCCTGATTCCCATACTTCTGGTGGAACTGAATTCAACCCCAGTCCTTCCATTGAAAGTTCCTGACACAATTTTAAAACATAACTGCAATTGTAAACAACATTTCTttctagaaaaataaattttactaaaactaaaaacacaaTATATAACAGAAGTGTTTGCAGTAATTTTAAGAATATCAATCTCAGGCAAGTATCAACATGATAACTTCAAAATGAATCGGTTGTTATAGTCACTTAGTAATCAACTTAGATGTTATATAATGGATGTATAACATAATCAATTGTGTTAATTTTGTCCTAAACAAAATCTTAAATTGATACACcagtcaaatcaaattttacCCGAATTGTTTTGCTTTTGTGCAATTAATCATATATGGCTACTGAGTGCTGACAATGGTAATTGTATGCTGtttatatattttcctttaCAAAAGGTGCAACACCTTTGAAGTGATAGACAGCCGGGTAGCTATTGCAATTACTTCATCTTTTGTTGTAATTACTGCTCCAGAATCTACACAATAATTTCAAAGTATTATAAGGATGATGAGTTTCAGGTTCAAGCATAATTTATATGCATTTAACAGTTTAACATACCTTCAGCTTCAAAAAGTCTACTTCGGAGATATTTGAGTAATGCTTGTGTAGGTCCAGTGACTAATGAGAtgtgagaaaaagaaatagttgaaaacaatttaaaatacatatactGACTATATAAAGCACCAATCCTTTTTCTGTACATTCGGAGAGTCTGCAAAGGATTTTCAGTAAGCAAAAGTTTCCTCAAGGTGGTCATCTTACCTAAACAGAAAAGACCAAGgcatttatttcatgttagATTATTTCTGTTACTCTAACACTTCAACATAGAAATAGCCAAACAGCATCATGCTGAAAGGAGGTTATTAAAATACCAAAACTTGCTGACCTTACCAATTTCAGCGGGTAACCCACTCAGTGAATTGTTTGAAAGATCCAACACAAGAAGATTCAATTTGCATGCCTCTACTGGATACTCCTTCAGCTGCAGTTGTGAAAAATAGTAGGTTTTTAAGTTAGCAATCTAAAGCAAAgggagaagaaaatgaaaaaaaatatagcatGTGCTAGTTATtgctatttttttaagaaaattatatgAACCTAGGAGTCATCTAACATAATAAGTTATAATGTAACTACAAATTACCCTTTCAATCCTAGCTACTTGGTTAGAGTGAAGATCTAAAGTCCCTAGATGAGAAAGTGCCCCAATCTCCATAGGTACTGTAGAAAGGTTGTTATTACTAAATAAGGTCTGGAAAAGGAAAGCACAATATGTATCAGACATGCAGAAGTTTTAAGCAGAAGAAAACCAAGTTATCAGATCAGCATGCTTTTAATAATATGAAGACTTGCATATTAATAGGTTAGAATTTTGACCCCAAATAAATCTCGGCAAGTGAATGACAACCCATGATTAATGAAGGAATTGATGAGATTCCTGCACAACACAGACATGCTAGATTTTAGACAAGATGAAGAAAGGAGAAACAGAAAACCATTGACCCCTTGTTCAAAGAGCTCATTGTTCTGGTGGAGATCAAGATGAATTAGACATGAAAGGCCTCCAATGCTGTCTGGTATGCCATTCAACACGTTTTTTACTGCAGTAGTGATAAGAATGGAAAAAATTGGTGAGTTGACATGTAggaatagaaataataaattgataGCAAAGCAGCATATGTGTTTATTAATGTATTTAGAGGAGAAAATCCCTACATGCATTGAATTCAGTAAGCATGGTCCATGATAAAAAGAGATTTTCAGATATCTCTGTTAACTTGTTTTCCTGGAGACAAAAAAGAGGTTATAATGAAGGCACTGGTTAATAAAACCTTAACCTctcaaaatttttgttgttatttaatacaccaaattttttatactaGTGCCTACCTCCATATCTAGCTTGGACAATTTGGAACAATTTGCTAAATCTTCTGGTAAGCTTGCAATAAGATTGTTTGATCCCTGAAAAGAAGAGTATCATAAACTCCATGTCATCAAAGAAGATGTGGATGCCAAAATTCCACTAACTTTGGTAGATTAATGCACTGCTGCTGTTGTTACTACATTAAAAGTTCCATCTTCAATCATACACCCCAAAATATCATACTGTTCTTAACTCTTTAAATTACAGCATGTACACAAATCTCATGGTTTTTTCATTGTTAACAGTCAGTGTatgcttttaaaattcaatACACACAAACATGCACTCACAGAAACAAAGTctgattataaatataaaaaaagatggTGGACTTGCACTTTGCGGATTGAATTTATGTCCTTGGATCTATTTCTTTTGCGATGATGTAGTTGCGCCAGCTCAATTGGTTTctaattctttttcattttgatgtGTTCTGTTATTGTTGTTGGTGTCTGAGTAATAtgataatttttagtatttgaataattttgttgtgcagaaTCCACATTTTATGTGTATAAATGATAATTTtcttcttaaataaataaatgtgtCTGTATTTCTAACTTTTATGGATAAAAATGTTAGTTAgtcaaaaaatattacaaacaaATTATTCCATTTGAAAATAGAGTAATTCTCCACATACAAGTGATTTTCCATACAAgtcatacaagtcatttataaACACGCCGTTTCACGTTTTTTTTgtacctctttttcttcttcttcttcttcctcttcctcttcctcttcctcttcctcttcctcttcctcttcctctgtgtctctttttcttctcttcctccctctttttttttattgaaatttcttctcctcttttagttttctctttctccttcatcaaaatcaccagaaaaaatgaagaaacattattcaaggtacgtttcttgtcttctctttctccttctttttcttcttgctacacgttcttcttcctcttcctgttcttctttatttacgtgcttttctctttgtttttttcttcgttattctcgatttccattgtttttttacatcaagctctgaaatcatttttgcagaagaagcagcagcagcagaagatgaggaggaaaaagagaaagagttctgaattatgcataaggtgtacttcaacgaattttgggtgtatttcttaaattatttgggtgtatttttgtaattcgttgggtgtatttctataattctttgggtgtattgatttcaagaagaaatatactgtctcTCCCTatattgggtgtatttcttaaatcctttgggtgtattttttaaatcctttgggtgtatttctgtaactgtttgggtgtatttatgtaatcctttggatgtatttctataatcgtttgggtgtatttttgtaatcgttcgggtgtatttctgaagttccatcatcttcaaaacaatttcaaagcttgatttcagaaaccatgaaaatcgaaaaaaacagAAGGAGATCGAAGGCAAAGAGAGAacgctttttcatacaaatcaTACAAATCATTTATATTCACGCTTCTTCTTCTGTAACGCACGTGTTAggcccaacttcttcttcttttgtaacGCACGTGTTAGGcccaacttgtaagacttgtaaacaaaaatgacttgtatgtgtagcactcCTCTATATTGAAAATAACAAAGAGATCAATTTTGTcgatagaattattttttaaaaattcataaagaATAAAACTTTACTAAAAACAAAACTTtaaatccaaatttttttagaattaattcggatgtttattcatttgttttatcttttctaaaggggttttttttattttaataaataaattaattataataattactaaaataaataatttaaaataaaaaatcctttcTAAAGGTTCTCTCTTTGTTCTTTCGCCTAACTCAATAAACAGCGGGGAGCAAGGTGAGAGCAAAAACCGACAACATTGCTTACGAGGCAACAGAGCACAACCTGCGTCATCATCTTTCGAATACACACACTTCTCTaagaaaaaagagagtgcaCTGAGCAAAAACGACATCGTTTTGCAGTCTCATTCTACTCTCCAACCCCATATGCACTTTGCTTCCTTTCCAACCCAATCCACACTTATCTATTCCCTTCCCCCCTTTTCCCCAATAATCAGCATCCCATTTTCCACATCCCAAAGCCACTAACCATCCTTCCACCTCCAACTCCAAAACGACGCCGTATTAGTTATTAAGCCcccctccctttctctctctaatgTAACACCGTTTTGCCCCTtcaagaaaaatatagaaagaggAAAATAAGGTTCTGTTGCGTCGTTTTGATCTAACTTTGATGTCATGCAGAGAATATAGCTTTCAAGATGGTTGTTATGAAAACTCTTCAAACAACTAGAAAAAATGTTGTCACTCGAAACATTCAGCTGAAAGAGATAGGTGAATCTAGCgacctctcttctccttctaaATCGGACTCAGGTGCCTCAGTCTCGgtaaaaattattgttgatcCAACTTTTCACCTGACTCCCCCTTCTAACTCGGATAAGCAAACAATTCCTCTTCCACCTCCCAATCTCCAACCGAACCCTAAAAAACGTAAGACTACAAAATTGGTGGGCATTTATGAGCAAGGTTTTGATGCAGTAGTTTGGAACGAGAAACACATCCTTCTAAATAACTTTATTAGCATTGATGATGTTTATGTGAAAAGTCATCTTCAAGTGTTTGTCCGAGATAGAATTTGGACTGTCGAGGTTTGTGTAGCTTTATTGAGGAAATTAAATGATGTTTATGTGAAAAGTCATCTTCAACATGCATGTTTCAGAGAGGATGATAAGGATAATTTGAGATTTTTAGATAATGTTTAAATACTTTTATTGTGCAGAACCCATATTTCATAAGTACAaataacaattttcttttttaataaataaatgtgttagtatttttaatttttatggataaaaataataatttactttaaatttaaaaatatcacaAACAAATTATTccatttgaaaataataaagagaTCAATCTTCTCgatagaattaatttttaagaatttataaagaataaaattttactaaaaacaaaactttaaatcaaaaatattttagaattaattcggatgtttattcatttgttttctctcttctaaagGTTATCTCTTTGTTCTTTCGCCTAACTCAATAAACAGCAGGGGGCAAGGTGAGAGCAAAAACCGACAACATTGCTTACGAGGCAACAGAGCACAACCTGCGTCATCACCTTTCGGATACACACACTTCTCTaagaaaaaagagagtgcaCTGAGCAAAAACGACATCGTTTTGCAGTCTCATTCTACTCTCCAACCCCATCTGCACTTTGCTTCCTTTCCAACCCAATCCACACTTATCTATTCCCTTCCCCCCTTTTTCCCAATAATCAGCATCCCATTTCCCGCATCCCAAAACCACTAAGGCACTAACCATCCTTCCACCTCCAACTCCAAAACGACGCCGTATTAATTATTGACCcccctccctttctctctctaatgTAACACCGTTTTGCCCCTtcaagaaaaatatagaaagaggAAAATAAGGTTCTGTTGCGTCGTTTTGATCTAAACGACGATGGATCGGGCGGCGGTTACCGTCGGACCCGGCATGGACATGCCGATCATGCACGACAGCGACCGTTACGATCTGGTCCGTAACATCGGGTCCGGAAACTTCGGTATCGCAAGATTGATGCAGGATAAGCAGACCAAGGAGCTTGTTGCTGTTAAGTACATCGAACGCGGCGACAA is part of the Arachis duranensis cultivar V14167 chromosome 1, aradu.V14167.gnm2.J7QH, whole genome shotgun sequence genome and encodes:
- the LOC107484316 gene encoding plant intracellular Ras-group-related LRR protein 6-like produces the protein MLTEFNALKNVLNGIPDSIGGLSCLIHLDLHQNNELFEQGVNGFLFLLSSSCLKSSMSVLCRNLINSFINHGLSFTCRDLFGTLFSNNNLSTVPMEIGALSHLGTLDLHSNQVARIERLKEYPVEACKLNLLVLDLSNNSLSGLPAEIGKVR